Proteins encoded by one window of Candidatus Bathyarchaeota archaeon:
- a CDS encoding DUF1616 domain-containing protein, producing MVAFTVLTLLVTYLIPNDSLLVFLRYVFGFIFVSFVPGYCLVNILFLNKNKLDLVEEIVLSVALSFGLAGLVGLFLGLSPIGINFTSITVSLGSLVLVLAVVAFVRKRKDLPVLQVQSPQQVSA from the coding sequence ATCGTCGCGTTCACCGTTTTGACATTATTGGTTACCTATCTTATTCCGAATGATTCGTTGCTTGTGTTTTTGCGTTATGTTTTCGGGTTTATTTTTGTTTCTTTTGTACCTGGTTACTGTTTAGTCAACATACTGTTCCTTAACAAGAATAAGCTTGATTTGGTTGAAGAAATCGTTTTGTCGGTTGCATTGAGCTTTGGATTAGCTGGTTTGGTAGGTCTATTCTTAGGACTATCGCCTATTGGGATCAACTTTACTTCAATCACTGTTTCTCTCGGTAGTTTAGTTCTGGTTTTGGCTGTTGTGGCGTTCGTAAGAAAAAGAAAAGACCTACCAGTACTTCAGGTGCAGAGCCCGCAGCAAGTAAGCGCCTGA
- a CDS encoding cobalamin-dependent protein (Presence of a B(12) (cobalamin)-binding domain implies dependence on cobalamin itself, in one of its several forms, or in some unusual lineages, dependence on a cobalamin-like analog.) codes for MSWLKSMMEKEPPEPENPIGVVVIGNIEPDMHDTAKEAVRRSLKRAGFKTIDVGKSVAPQVFVDKAKENNANLIAISVNTVPAKNNLPKLDEALKAAGLKGKIGIIMGGAAVKKEDADAMGALFGKNKEEAPELAKKAIGKK; via the coding sequence ATGTCGTGGCTTAAATCTATGATGGAAAAAGAGCCTCCAGAACCAGAGAATCCAATCGGCGTTGTCGTCATCGGCAATATTGAACCAGATATGCATGACACAGCAAAAGAAGCAGTCCGTCGGTCCTTAAAGCGTGCTGGCTTTAAAACCATTGATGTCGGCAAAAGCGTTGCACCCCAAGTTTTCGTTGACAAAGCAAAAGAAAACAATGCAAACCTAATTGCAATCTCAGTGAACACAGTTCCAGCAAAAAACAACCTTCCAAAACTAGATGAAGCGCTCAAAGCAGCCGGACTCAAAGGCAAAATCGGCATCATCATGGGCGGCGCAGCAGTTAAAAAAGAAGATGCAGACGCAATGGGTGCACTATTCGGCAAAAACAAAGAAGAAGCTCCTGAACTAGCAAAGAAGGCAATAGGCAAAAAATAA
- a CDS encoding radical SAM protein has product MQDIKSTRSICPECLKQLDAIIYEDGGKVFIRKECPEHGAFHELYWSDYDQYVRAEKFRYDGDGLENPRTEKKRGCPYDCGICPEHKSHTALAIIDVTNRCNLKCPVCFANASAAGYVYEPTAEQVTSMLENLHNNKPVPATALQFSGGEPTIRNELFDFVRKAKEIGFKHVEVNTNGVRLASDPEYAKKLKAAGVSTIYLQFDGLTPDVYKFIRGLDLLETKMKAIENLRQAGYNSIVLVVTLVKGVNDHQLGDIIRFAAKNFDVIRCVNVQPVSLCGRLPQQEREKMRITITDFMRLVEEQTSGEIKVSDFYPVPVVVPVSKAVGALKDKRYVEFTAHPHCGMATFVFIEDGKITPITRMGNIEKFTGSLKQVYADAVKGSKSKAKLRLVGSARHIKFSFLRKYVLKVLMEGDYSSLGDFARSALMVSSMHFMDPYNFDLERVQRCVIHYAVPDGRIIPFCTMNSIHRTEVEKKLGVPIKEWKEKHKVEISQPI; this is encoded by the coding sequence ATGCAAGATATTAAATCTACAAGAAGCATTTGCCCAGAATGTCTAAAACAATTAGACGCAATCATCTACGAAGACGGCGGCAAAGTCTTCATCAGAAAAGAATGCCCTGAGCATGGAGCTTTCCATGAGCTTTACTGGTCTGACTACGACCAATACGTTCGGGCAGAAAAATTCCGTTATGACGGCGACGGACTGGAAAACCCGCGCACCGAGAAAAAGCGCGGTTGCCCCTACGATTGCGGCATTTGCCCCGAACACAAGTCGCACACTGCGCTTGCTATTATTGATGTTACGAACCGTTGCAACCTAAAGTGTCCAGTTTGCTTCGCTAACGCGTCAGCAGCTGGCTACGTGTATGAGCCCACAGCAGAGCAAGTTACAAGCATGCTTGAGAACCTTCACAATAACAAGCCTGTCCCCGCAACAGCCCTGCAGTTTTCAGGTGGAGAGCCAACCATCCGCAATGAGCTTTTCGATTTTGTTCGAAAGGCAAAAGAGATTGGCTTTAAACATGTAGAGGTTAATACGAATGGTGTTCGACTGGCATCTGACCCCGAGTATGCTAAGAAGTTGAAGGCGGCTGGGGTTAGCACAATTTATTTGCAGTTTGATGGTTTGACGCCTGATGTTTACAAGTTTATTCGAGGTTTGGATTTGCTTGAGACGAAGATGAAAGCTATCGAAAACCTTCGCCAAGCAGGCTATAACAGCATCGTGTTAGTCGTCACATTGGTTAAAGGTGTCAATGACCACCAGCTTGGAGACATTATTCGTTTTGCCGCCAAAAACTTCGATGTAATAAGATGCGTTAACGTTCAGCCTGTTTCGCTCTGTGGCAGACTACCTCAGCAAGAACGGGAGAAAATGCGCATCACAATCACTGACTTTATGCGTCTTGTTGAAGAGCAAACCAGCGGCGAGATTAAAGTTTCAGACTTCTATCCTGTTCCAGTCGTTGTGCCGGTTTCGAAAGCAGTTGGCGCATTGAAAGACAAGCGGTATGTGGAGTTTACAGCGCATCCTCACTGTGGTATGGCAACCTTCGTGTTCATAGAAGACGGCAAGATAACGCCTATTACACGCATGGGCAACATCGAAAAGTTCACAGGCTCACTCAAGCAGGTTTACGCTGACGCAGTGAAAGGTAGCAAAAGTAAAGCAAAACTTCGCCTTGTCGGCTCCGCTCGCCACATAAAGTTCTCTTTCCTAAGAAAGTACGTTCTTAAGGTCTTAATGGAAGGCGACTACAGCTCGCTTGGAGACTTTGCAAGGAGCGCGCTCATGGTTTCGTCAATGCACTTTATGGATCCCTACAATTTTGACCTTGAACGAGTCCAACGCTGTGTCATCCATTATGCAGTGCCAGACGGCAGAATCATTCCTTTCTGCACAATGAACTCCATCCACCGGACTGAAGTGGAAAAGAAACTTGGCGTTCCAATTAAAGAGTGGAAAGAAAAACATAAGGTTGAAATAAGCCAGCCAATCTAG
- a CDS encoding right-handed parallel beta-helix repeat-containing protein translates to MAIRVVRKTLLFAAVVCILLFSLVALASGNMMFPEKPPTGITLKGNGVVAGTDKIQASGNTYTLTGNIDESIIILSDRIVLDGAGYTLKGHGNGIGVFVQGRDGVTIKNLVIEGFTYGIKLTWISYDSPTGRSVNIKGNTFRDNQYAVAFLESLPKSIVSDNLFVGNTYAVYSPKNAVLRGNEFRNNDYCICDDYNYNDADASNTVNGKPLYYWVNQQDKTVPSNAGWVALKNCRNITVHGLSLDGCGDGLTLFNTSGSTIQGNIIANNVHGIRLLNSNGNTITENTISGSSENGIYLSVASNNTISKNEITANTGDGIIIKYDCYNNTINQNRIVGNAQTGITVSLLFQTKHPTIDNFLNGTGLPFQPKSIVDVSVISQNIISQNGVGIWIDNGISFTIILNNITDNIGWGMKLEGSQCDNIIHHNNFIGNNKANSTEQLQVRIGGFFNQTYNRAPNGTTYMPPVIEYVAGSANAWDNGVEGNYWSDYTTRYPNATQAGGTGVGDTPFYINENNIDRYPLMAPVDISDANAALCRSQNPQAEQNTFPSATILILLAVAGIVGGSLLIYRRKVGFSSKFSR, encoded by the coding sequence ATGGCTATTCGTGTAGTTCGGAAAACGTTGCTTTTTGCGGCGGTTGTTTGCATACTGCTGTTTTCCTTGGTCGCATTAGCTTCGGGGAACATGATGTTTCCAGAAAAACCGCCTACAGGCATCACTCTTAAGGGCAATGGTGTGGTGGCGGGAACGGATAAGATTCAAGCCAGCGGCAACACCTACACACTTACTGGAAACATTGACGAAAGCATCATAATCTTGAGTGACAGAATTGTGCTTGATGGAGCAGGGTACACTCTCAAAGGACATGGAAATGGAATCGGTGTTTTTGTTCAAGGCAGAGACGGCGTGACCATAAAGAACCTTGTAATAGAAGGGTTCACATATGGCATTAAACTAACTTGGATAAGCTATGATAGCCCAACTGGAAGAAGTGTTAACATCAAAGGCAATACTTTCCGCGACAACCAGTATGCGGTAGCATTCCTAGAATCGTTGCCAAAGAGCATTGTTTCAGATAATCTTTTTGTAGGCAACACTTACGCTGTTTACAGCCCTAAAAACGCGGTTTTGAGAGGCAACGAGTTTAGAAACAACGACTACTGCATATGCGACGACTACAACTACAACGACGCGGACGCCTCTAACACTGTAAACGGCAAACCCCTCTACTACTGGGTTAACCAGCAAGACAAAACAGTCCCCTCCAACGCGGGTTGGGTTGCACTCAAGAACTGTAGAAACATAACAGTCCACGGCTTAAGCCTCGACGGTTGCGGAGACGGGTTAACACTTTTCAATACAAGTGGCTCAACGATTCAAGGAAACATAATAGCAAACAATGTTCATGGCATAAGGCTATTGAACTCCAACGGTAACACCATCACAGAAAACACAATATCTGGTTCAAGTGAAAACGGCATTTACTTGTCAGTCGCCAGTAACAATACGATTTCTAAGAATGAAATAACAGCCAATACAGGAGACGGGATAATTATCAAATATGACTGCTATAACAACACAATCAACCAAAACCGCATAGTAGGCAACGCTCAAACCGGCATTACCGTAAGCTTACTCTTTCAAACTAAGCATCCAACAATCGATAATTTTCTCAACGGTACTGGTCTGCCTTTCCAACCCAAAAGCATAGTTGATGTTTCCGTCATAAGTCAAAACATCATATCGCAGAACGGCGTCGGCATCTGGATTGATAATGGCATTTCATTCACAATCATACTAAACAACATAACCGACAATATAGGCTGGGGCATGAAACTCGAAGGTTCCCAATGCGACAATATTATACACCACAATAATTTCATCGGCAACAACAAAGCCAACTCAACAGAACAACTGCAGGTACGCATCGGCGGGTTCTTTAATCAAACGTACAACCGTGCCCCAAACGGCACAACTTACATGCCTCCAGTTATCGAGTATGTTGCTGGTTCTGCAAATGCTTGGGACAATGGCGTAGAAGGCAACTACTGGAGCGACTACACCACAAGATACCCTAACGCTACCCAAGCGGGAGGAACAGGTGTTGGCGACACACCCTTCTACATAAACGAGAATAACATTGACCGCTACCCGCTAATGGCACCAGTTGATATTTCAGACGCAAACGCCGCATTATGTCGTTCCCAGAACCCGCAAGCAGAACAGAATACTTTTCCAAGTGCAACAATCCTAATACTGTTAGCGGTAGCAGGTATTGTTGGTGGTAGTCTGCTGATTTATCGTAGAAAAGTTGGGTTTAGCTCAAAATTTTCCCGTTGA
- a CDS encoding DegT/DnrJ/EryC1/StrS family aminotransferase, whose translation MIPINKPEVGEEEAQAVLEVIRKGPLTNALGAGPKVLEFEANYAKFAGAKHAVAVNTGTAALHAAVMAVGAKHGDEVIVPSFTFVATAEAVALAGAKPVFADIDPETYNLSPQAVKKAITKKTKAILPVDLYGFSADMKPLREIADKHGLALLEDAAQAHGTTYDGKPAGAFADVACWSLYASKNMMTGEGGMITTNNDEIAETLRMIRTHGEKAKYASLMLGTNYRMSEIQAAIGNVQLQKLPSFIKKRRQNAQQLTSILKKSSRLVLPYESKDRLHSWYLYTARLKDGTMEERNSLLDELKKKGISAEAYYVNPVHDMPFYRENFGRAVLPETVKAAKQVFSLPIHPSVTEEQISFIGETVLSLLQ comes from the coding sequence TTGATCCCGATTAACAAGCCAGAAGTCGGCGAAGAAGAAGCCCAAGCAGTCTTAGAAGTCATCCGCAAAGGACCCCTAACCAACGCGCTGGGCGCAGGCCCAAAAGTCTTAGAGTTTGAAGCAAACTACGCAAAATTTGCAGGCGCTAAACACGCTGTGGCGGTGAACACGGGCACTGCCGCTTTACACGCCGCGGTTATGGCTGTTGGAGCTAAGCATGGTGATGAAGTTATTGTGCCAAGTTTCACTTTTGTAGCTACCGCTGAAGCTGTCGCCTTAGCAGGTGCGAAACCTGTTTTTGCTGACATTGACCCAGAAACTTACAATCTTTCGCCTCAAGCGGTAAAGAAAGCGATAACCAAAAAAACGAAGGCAATTTTGCCCGTAGACTTGTATGGTTTTTCGGCGGATATGAAGCCGCTTCGAGAAATCGCTGACAAGCACGGTTTAGCTTTGTTGGAAGATGCAGCTCAAGCACATGGCACAACCTATGATGGGAAACCTGCGGGAGCTTTTGCTGATGTGGCTTGCTGGAGCCTCTACGCAAGTAAGAACATGATGACAGGCGAAGGCGGCATGATAACCACGAACAATGACGAGATAGCAGAAACTTTACGCATGATTAGGACTCACGGTGAAAAAGCCAAGTACGCTTCCCTGATGCTTGGAACAAACTACCGCATGTCAGAAATCCAAGCCGCCATAGGCAATGTGCAACTCCAGAAACTGCCTTCATTCATCAAAAAACGCCGCCAAAACGCACAACAACTAACCAGCATCCTCAAAAAAAGCAGTCGCCTAGTTCTGCCTTACGAATCAAAGGATAGACTGCACAGCTGGTACCTGTACACTGCACGACTAAAAGATGGCACCATGGAGGAACGCAACAGCCTCTTAGACGAATTAAAGAAAAAAGGCATAAGCGCCGAGGCGTACTATGTTAATCCAGTGCATGATATGCCGTTTTATCGGGAAAACTTTGGAAGAGCAGTACTGCCAGAAACTGTCAAAGCCGCAAAACAAGTTTTCTCGTTGCCGATTCATCCTAGCGTCACCGAGGAACAGATTAGTTTTATCGGGGAAACCGTGCTAAGCCTCTTGCAATAA
- the mtrH gene encoding tetrahydromethanopterin S-methyltransferase subunit H, giving the protein MSFKFQTEQKIYEIAKVKVGGQPGELPTFLIGSIFWLGQKMVQDANKGIFDAQAAEQIINTMQTQSDITGVPFAFDIVGTTELAFEKYIDFVAKHTDAPLMLDAMSPKTRMAAATMAKKMGLQDRCFYNSVYKGVTDAELANLKESGIKMSIVLADDPKDTTLEGKMKVIVEALALAEKGGITKPLIDTAIPAFAPDMGTAVRTIPIMKEKYGHPVGLGSGNVVTTMGWVKANVGKEFRLGCRTATNAIMQTVGANWLMIGPAEQAEYVFPAVAVTDAYIASAAGDLGTRPLDETHPIYKMFM; this is encoded by the coding sequence ATGTCTTTTAAATTCCAAACCGAACAAAAAATATACGAAATAGCGAAAGTGAAAGTAGGCGGGCAGCCGGGAGAACTACCCACATTCTTGATTGGTTCTATCTTTTGGCTCGGTCAAAAAATGGTTCAAGATGCCAACAAAGGCATTTTTGATGCACAAGCTGCTGAACAAATCATAAACACTATGCAAACTCAAAGCGACATCACAGGTGTCCCATTCGCTTTTGACATCGTCGGCACAACCGAACTCGCTTTTGAGAAGTACATTGACTTCGTTGCAAAACACACTGACGCACCATTAATGCTCGATGCTATGAGTCCAAAGACACGAATGGCAGCCGCAACAATGGCGAAAAAGATGGGTCTACAAGACAGATGCTTCTACAACTCTGTCTACAAAGGCGTAACCGATGCTGAATTGGCAAATCTCAAGGAAAGCGGCATAAAAATGTCAATTGTCCTTGCAGATGACCCCAAAGACACCACTTTAGAAGGCAAAATGAAAGTCATCGTTGAAGCTCTCGCATTAGCCGAAAAAGGCGGAATCACAAAACCACTCATCGACACAGCTATCCCCGCGTTCGCTCCAGACATGGGTACAGCCGTAAGAACCATACCCATCATGAAAGAAAAGTATGGTCACCCAGTCGGCTTAGGCAGCGGAAACGTTGTCACAACCATGGGTTGGGTTAAAGCAAACGTCGGTAAAGAATTCCGATTAGGATGCAGAACCGCAACCAACGCAATCATGCAAACTGTAGGCGCAAACTGGCTAATGATCGGACCAGCCGAACAAGCGGAATATGTGTTCCCAGCTGTTGCAGTCACAGACGCATATATTGCATCTGCCGCAGGCGACTTAGGCACAAGACCGCTAGACGAGACACATCCAATCTACAAGATGTTCATGTAA
- a CDS encoding cyclophilin-like fold protein — protein sequence MSEEGVSRVKVKFVIEGLGTAEGELVRFLAPRTIDFIVRKLPMEGRAALWKEEVYFEIPVKMGEEKAKPTVEAGTIAFWPMGSALCVFYGKSQPYSPVSILGKITSNLELFKQVRSGATIKVELLNA from the coding sequence TTGAGTGAAGAAGGCGTCTCACGGGTAAAAGTCAAATTCGTTATTGAGGGGTTAGGTACAGCAGAAGGCGAACTAGTCAGGTTCCTTGCCCCCAGAACCATTGACTTTATCGTGCGCAAACTACCGATGGAAGGCAGAGCCGCCCTGTGGAAAGAAGAGGTTTACTTTGAAATCCCAGTAAAAATGGGCGAAGAAAAAGCCAAGCCCACCGTAGAAGCAGGCACCATTGCTTTTTGGCCCATGGGCAGTGCATTGTGTGTTTTCTATGGAAAATCTCAACCCTACAGTCCAGTGAGTATACTGGGCAAAATTACAAGCAACTTAGAACTTTTTAAGCAAGTTAGAAGCGGAGCAACAATAAAAGTTGAGCTTTTGAATGCTTAA
- a CDS encoding glycosyltransferase family 39 protein, with protein sequence MLGSLNVEARNLWALLRAHYQLIGVLIGVFLVLVSTGIYTNWDAQLEFEAASNVVNRGFPYVSSGFMINQPPLGFYLDAPVFHLFGLSYENGVGFVGLFGLGCVVLVYVLGLLLYGKLTGLVAAALFGMVPWQVYMSRIFLIDVKCLFFSLFFLILGILAVRRNSEKLALFCGVAFAAALMTKLFAVLLLVPLLLIIFLQRKESVFRLSLRKVAIFLVPALVMHVVWYGIFAPQNFFAVYFSTDFSHPVLIDNPSLTFLPRLLVGSLGWFLLIAVGFSLALSFAYKELFSRITRIDALCVVTILAVAGLDLLFVFGFHLLVPYVSAFKYNYFALPFFCLLAASLAGKSVLLVQSKNLKSWSGKFKLVLVGLSLFLLLTCLVESLAFLLEWDGFVAFEVDSAGHYFPFNLFSAPPESFFHVFHYAAVAVIVVSLLFPLIARGFRRVLWRVR encoded by the coding sequence ATGCTGGGAAGCCTTAACGTGGAAGCGAGAAATCTTTGGGCTCTTTTGCGTGCTCATTATCAGTTAATCGGAGTTTTAATCGGTGTCTTCCTTGTTTTGGTTTCAACAGGAATTTATACCAACTGGGATGCACAGCTTGAGTTCGAGGCGGCCTCAAACGTTGTTAACCGCGGTTTTCCTTATGTTTCATCTGGGTTTATGATTAATCAGCCGCCGTTGGGTTTCTATTTGGATGCACCTGTCTTTCACTTGTTTGGTTTGTCCTATGAGAACGGGGTTGGTTTTGTGGGTTTGTTTGGGCTTGGTTGTGTGGTTCTTGTTTATGTTTTGGGTTTGTTGTTGTATGGGAAACTGACTGGGTTGGTTGCTGCCGCGCTCTTTGGCATGGTTCCATGGCAAGTTTACATGTCAAGAATCTTTTTGATTGATGTTAAATGCCTTTTTTTCAGTCTGTTTTTTTTGATATTGGGCATTTTGGCGGTTCGAAGAAATTCTGAGAAATTAGCGCTGTTTTGCGGGGTTGCTTTTGCCGCGGCGTTAATGACCAAGCTTTTTGCCGTATTGCTGTTGGTTCCCCTGTTGTTGATTATATTTTTACAGAGAAAGGAAAGCGTTTTTCGGCTTTCTTTAAGAAAAGTTGCGATTTTTCTTGTGCCTGCACTTGTTATGCACGTGGTTTGGTATGGCATTTTTGCTCCTCAGAATTTTTTTGCGGTTTATTTCAGCACTGATTTTTCTCATCCAGTGTTGATAGATAATCCATCATTAACGTTCCTGCCAAGATTGCTGGTTGGAAGTTTAGGTTGGTTTCTGCTGATTGCTGTTGGTTTTTCGCTCGCTCTTTCATTTGCGTACAAGGAACTATTTTCAAGAATAACAAGGATAGACGCCTTATGTGTTGTGACGATTTTAGCGGTTGCAGGATTAGATTTACTGTTCGTTTTCGGCTTCCATTTGCTGGTGCCCTACGTTAGCGCTTTTAAGTACAACTATTTTGCTTTGCCTTTTTTTTGTTTGCTTGCGGCTTCATTGGCTGGAAAAAGTGTCCTCTTAGTTCAGTCTAAAAACTTGAAAAGTTGGAGCGGGAAGTTTAAGCTGGTGCTTGTTGGGCTGAGTTTATTTTTGTTGTTGACTTGTTTGGTTGAGAGTTTAGCTTTCCTCCTTGAGTGGGATGGGTTTGTGGCTTTTGAGGTTGATTCAGCTGGGCACTATTTCCCATTCAACCTCTTCTCTGCCCCACCTGAGAGTTTTTTCCATGTTTTCCATTATGCCGCGGTTGCTGTGATTGTAGTCAGTTTGCTCTTTCCTTTGATTGCACGTGGTTTCAGGCGTGTGCTGTGGCGCGTTAGATAG
- a CDS encoding cobalamin-dependent protein (Presence of a B(12) (cobalamin)-binding domain implies dependence on cobalamin itself, in one of its several forms, or in some unusual lineages, dependence on a cobalamin-like analog.) — protein MKVTLINPPYPPNVHSHPPFIPLGIAYLGAIAEQEGHEVNAIDCQAEKLTYNAFRERISKETPDVIGVTATTLLYKSAMKLINIAKEAHPSAITMLGGSHGTFWDENALNEYPTLDIVVRREGEITFKELLNNLQNKISLANVLGITLRQKDGKIIRTPDRPFIEDLDKLPFPAHHLLPLDALKRMGKVLFPLITSRGCVFWCDFCSTVRMFGRGYRWRSPKNVVDEMQLVHDKYGVEQVTFYDDAFSVDRNRVLKICEELHARKLDMIWDCGTRVDMVDRDLLKTMRDAGCIAVWLGVESGSEAILGAMNKKIKLDQTRLAYKTAHDVGLMTIANVVLGFPGETEQTAKETIRFVKELNPDDVGFYVATPYPGTPMYDQVIKNGWLRVTDFDKYDTAGPTFETPWLSMEKLAELRYKAYQQFYLRPGYVLKMMRRGGTYGISAVKTSGAYLLRALHLKYW, from the coding sequence TTGAAGGTTACTCTCATTAATCCTCCGTATCCACCCAACGTTCATTCTCATCCACCTTTCATTCCACTGGGCATAGCCTACCTTGGCGCCATAGCAGAACAAGAAGGACACGAAGTCAACGCCATCGACTGTCAAGCAGAAAAACTAACCTATAACGCCTTCAGAGAACGAATCAGCAAAGAAACACCGGACGTCATCGGAGTAACCGCCACTACACTTCTCTACAAGTCGGCCATGAAACTAATCAACATAGCCAAAGAAGCCCACCCAAGCGCCATAACGATGCTTGGAGGGAGCCATGGAACCTTCTGGGATGAAAACGCCCTAAACGAGTATCCAACTCTAGATATTGTTGTGCGTAGAGAAGGAGAAATAACCTTCAAAGAGCTCCTAAACAACCTGCAAAACAAAATCAGCCTCGCAAACGTATTAGGCATAACCCTCCGCCAAAAAGACGGCAAAATCATACGCACACCAGACAGACCATTCATTGAAGATTTAGACAAACTTCCCTTCCCAGCCCATCACCTTCTTCCGCTTGACGCCCTAAAACGAATGGGCAAAGTCCTCTTCCCACTAATCACCAGTCGAGGTTGCGTTTTCTGGTGTGACTTCTGCAGCACAGTGCGTATGTTCGGCAGAGGTTACCGCTGGCGAAGCCCAAAAAACGTTGTTGACGAAATGCAACTTGTCCACGACAAATATGGTGTCGAACAGGTAACATTTTATGATGATGCGTTTTCAGTTGACCGCAACCGTGTTCTTAAAATCTGCGAGGAACTCCATGCGCGAAAGTTGGATATGATTTGGGATTGCGGAACACGGGTAGACATGGTTGACCGAGACCTCCTCAAAACCATGCGTGACGCAGGCTGCATTGCAGTTTGGTTAGGCGTCGAATCAGGCTCAGAAGCCATCCTAGGCGCAATGAACAAAAAAATAAAGCTTGACCAAACCCGCTTAGCCTACAAAACAGCTCACGATGTTGGACTAATGACAATCGCTAACGTAGTTTTAGGGTTCCCAGGTGAAACCGAACAAACAGCCAAAGAAACCATCCGCTTTGTCAAAGAACTAAACCCAGACGATGTTGGCTTCTACGTTGCCACACCATACCCGGGAACACCAATGTATGACCAAGTAATCAAAAACGGCTGGCTTCGCGTAACAGACTTCGACAAATATGACACGGCTGGACCAACATTCGAAACGCCTTGGTTGAGCATGGAGAAACTTGCTGAACTCCGCTACAAAGCCTACCAACAATTCTACCTACGCCCAGGCTACGTGTTAAAAATGATGCGCAGAGGCGGGACATATGGAATTTCAGCTGTTAAAACTTCAGGCGCTTACTTGCTGCGGGCTCTGCACCTGAAGTACTGGTAG